One window of Oncorhynchus masou masou isolate Uvic2021 chromosome 28, UVic_Omas_1.1, whole genome shotgun sequence genomic DNA carries:
- the crygn2 gene encoding gamma-crystallin N-B yields the protein MSQYSGKITFYEGKCFTGRQLEVRGDCDNFQDRGFMNRVNSIRVESGAFRCFDHPDFKGQQYILEHGEYPEFQRWNSHNDHMGSCKPIKMHGEHYRMELFEACNFSGQCVEICDDCPFLQSRGLSKNCINSIKVYGDGAWVMYEEPNFRGRMYIVERGDYCSHNEWQAQNPNIQSIRRVVNYF from the exons ATGTCGCAGTATTCTGGAAAG ATCACCTTCTACGAGGGAAAATGCTTCACTGGCAGGCAGCTGGAGGTCAGGGGCGACTGCGATAACTTCCAGGACCGTGGCTTCATGAACCGCGTCAACTCCATCCGTGTGGAGAGCGGCGCCTTCCGCTGCTTCGACCACCCCGACTTCAAGGGACAGCAGTACATCCTGGAGCACGGCGAATACCCAGAGTTCCAGCGTTGGAACAGCCACAACGACCACATGGGCTCCTGTAAGCCCATCAAGATG CACGGTGAGCACTACAGAATGGAGCTGTTCGAGGCCTGTAACTTCTCCGGCCAGTGTGTGGAGATCTGTGATGACTGCCCCTTCCTGCAGAGCCGTGGCCTCAGCAAGAACTGCATCAACTCCATCAAGGTCTATGGAGACGGAGC CTGGGTGATGTATGAGGAGCCTAACTTCCGCGGCCGCATGTACATcgtggagagaggagactactgcaGTCACAACGAGTGGCAGGCCCAGAACCCCAACATCCAGTCCATCCGTAGGGTGGTCAACTACTTCTAA